From a region of the Daphnia pulicaria isolate SC F1-1A chromosome 1, SC_F0-13Bv2, whole genome shotgun sequence genome:
- the LOC124329232 gene encoding acetyl-CoA carboxylase-like isoform X1, which yields MQSCPQLEFPFVDTDTDFELSYCNTIWNFVSQAFTNRLAETAVNLTDTPDMAENRGSTSNNSVRLPNQVQVSFLVGSDGVGESGNPRPVSASTNKEEEESISNGSGDLCEDVISLGSQDTISDDSSTNGQDSKNSKHQKSLMRATMSQSHLRVKQRGMELNKDLNVATPEEFVRQFGGNRVINRVLIANNGIAAVKCMRSIRRWAYEMFRNERAIRFVVMVTPEDLKANAEYIKMADHYVPVPGGTNNNNYANVELILDIAKRMQVQAVWAGWGHASENPKLPELLIKNSIAFIGPPEKAMWALGDKIASSIVAQTADIPTLSWSGSGLKAEFRDKRIKISTELYRKGCVESAEEGLEAAQRIGFPVMIKASEGGGGKGIRKSESADDFANLFRQVQAEVQGSPIFIMKTAGCAHHLEVQILADQYGNAISLFGRDCSIQRRHQKIIEEAPCAIAPPHIFEQMEKAAVRLAKMVGYVSAGTVEYLYEADGSFYFLELNPRLQVEHPCTEMVSDVNLPAAQLQIAMGIPLYRIKSIRTLYRLNPWDNIPIDFDNPPNPPTPWGHVIAARITSENPEEGFKPSSGTVQELNFRSSKNVWGYFSVAASGGLHEFADSQFGHCFSWGEDREEARENMVIALKELSIRGDFRTTVEYLITLLETEDFQRNNISTTWLDAMIAQRFKSEKPDQLLAVICGSLHVADQTILNSFQHFQASLERGQVLPAYTLTNCAEVELIYEGTKYKMQTTKSGPNSYFLALNGSYKELEMHRLADGSLLLSVDGASYNTYMKEEVDRYRVVIGNQTCIFEKENDPTILRTPTAGKLLGFMVEEGGHVQAGQAYAEIEVMKMVMTVTVTESGCLYYNKRPGAILDSGAIIAHLDLDDASRIQRVQMFTGRFRESEPGSTLPVWGDKLNQIYQSCRSVMDNIFAGYCLPDPFFQPKIKETIEKMMTVLKDPSLPLLELQDVISSISGRIPASVEKKIRKLMALYASNITSVLAQFPSQQVASVIDTHAATLQKRADRDVFFLTTQGIVQLVQRYRNGIRGRMKAVVHDLLKQYLVVEGQFQNGHYDKCVSMLREKNKETMAAVVATIFSHSQTTKKNLLVTQLIDHLWSHEPGLTDELATILKELTMLNRSENAKVALRARQVLIAAHQPAYELRHNQMESIFLSAIDIYGHDFHPENLQKLIMSETSIFDVLHDFFSHPNRAVRMAALEVYVRRSYTSYELTCLQHKDLSENLCVVHFEFLLPSSHPNRIPHNKAANMNLVMSHIPSFDEVSNLIDLPTDLENCNRTGCMAAFSRLEDFENHFDEMMEVFDDSRPSTPESADNGGSDSDGENCGINMLSQSVTLSHSFSDTSYMDSLTKQMVTEAIHIINVAIRYTEEVEDTVLSEKFTAICVQKRPLLIERGIRRITFVVLFRRQHPKFFTFRARDNFNEDRIYRHLEPALAFQLEINRLRTYELEALPTSNQKMHLYLGKAKVAKGQEVTDYRFFIRSIIRHSDLITKEASFEYLQNEGERLLLEAMDELEVAFSHPYSRRTDCNHIFLNFVPTVIMDPSKIEESVRAMVMRYGPRLWKLRVLQAELKMIIRQTHNGKTVPIRLCLNNESGYYLDICMYRETTDPRTGVVKFEAYGPRHGPLHGLPISTPYMTKDYLQLKRFQAQSNGTTYVYDYPDMFRQTCKRMWNEYIARNSKENIILPELLVTSVELVLDVEGNLIEQKRLPGENNIGMVAWRVKLITPEYQTGREIIVICNDITFMIGSFGPQEDKLFLAASQLARSLKIPRIYIAANSGARIGLAEEIKHLFRVAWVDNSDPEKGFKYIYLTPDDFKKVAAFNSVRAELIDEHGEARYRITDIIGKEDGLGVENLRHSGMIAGESSQAYNDIVTISLVSCRAIGIGAYLVRLGQRVIQIENSHIILTGYSALNRLLGREVYTSNSQLGGIQIMYNNGVSHRTDAHDLEGIQSILRWLSYMPKCKGAPLPINPIYDSIDREIKYMPTKAPYDPRWLLSGRQNPLHPDEWESGFFDRGSFDEIMAAWAQTVVCGRARLGGIPIGVIAVETRTVELNLPADPANLDSEAKVVSQAGQVWFPDSAYKTAQAILDFSREELPLIIFANWRGFSGGMKDMYEQVVKFGAYIVDGLREYKQPIMVYIPPFAELRGGAWVVIDPTINESYMEMYADPESRGGVLEPEGVVEVKFKLKDLLKTMARIDPVIQGLREKLSKPELNPTDKRSLEQQLNQREDLLAPMYRQVATYFADLHDTPERMHEKGVIHDIVPWKKSRTYFYWRLRRRLLEKETVLKIIQVQQQLTHPQAEAMLRRWFVEDKGATDGYLWEDNRIVVEWLEDQLKGECQKPVLLENIRCLKREFALAQVRTLMQETPEIGLDSIVHIVQNLSPAQRAEVAKAIGRLDGTPAPAPAPVAQAVAPSGSAATSCSASLDSSPGAVP from the exons GTTGGCCGAAACGGCCGTTAACTTGACCGATACCCCAGATATGGCCGAAAATCGAGGATCAACTAGCAACAACTCCGTACGTCTTCCCAATCAA GTGCAGGTCAGTTTCCTGGTGGGATCCGACGGTGTTGGAGAGAGCGGAAATCCCCGTCCGGTGTCAGCATCTACCAATaaggaagaggaggaaagTATCAGCAACGGCAGTGGAGACTTGTGTGAGGATGTCATCTCTCTTGGTAGCCAGGACACTATATCAGATGATTCTTCCACTAACGGCCAAGACAGCAAAAACTCTAAGCATCAGAAATCTTTGATGAG AGCTACTATGTCGCAGAGTCATTTGCGTGTGAAGCAACGCGGAATGGAGCTCAATAAGGACCTCAACGTGGCTACACCAGAGGAATTTGTTAGACAGTTTGGCGGCAATCGTGTAATCAATCGA GTATTGATTGCCAACAATGGAATCGCAGCTGTCAAGTGTATGCGTTCTATACGCAGATGGGCTTATGAAATGTTTCGGAACGAACGGGCCATCCGCTTCGTCGTTATGGTTACGCCTGAAGACTTGAAAG CTAACGCGGAGTATATAAAAATGGCTGACCACTACGTACCAGTCCCCGGtggaaccaacaacaacaattatgCTAATGTTGAGCTGATTTTGGACATTGCAAAGCGTATGCAG GTACAAGCCGTCTGGGCTGGCTGGGGTCACGCGTCTGAAAATCCTAAACTTCCAGAGTTATTGATCAAGAATAGCATTGCTTTCATTGGGCCGCCAGAAAAGGCCATGTGGGCGCTAGGTGATAAAATAGCCTCAAGTATTGTAGCCCAAACGGCCGATATCCCAACACTTTCGTGGTCTGGGTCTG GACTCAAGGCTGAGTTTCGCGATAAGCGGATAAAAATTTCGACAGAGTTGTACCGGAAGGGATGCGTTGAATCAGCAGAGGAAGGTCTGGAGGCCGCTCAGAGGATCGGATTTCCGGTCATGATCAAAGCTAGTGAAGGTGGCGGTGGTAAGGGCATCCGGAAATCTGAGTCTGCCGACGATTTTGCCAACCTCTTTCGCCAG GTCCAAGCGGAGGTCCAAGGTTCACCAATTTTCATTATGAAGACAGCCGGTTGCGCTCATCACTTGGAGGTGCAGATTTTAGCCGATCAATATGGAAATGCCATTTCGCTTTTCGGTCGAGATTGTTCCATTCAAAGACGTCATCAAAAGATCATTGAGGAAGCTCCTTGTGCTATCGCTCCACCCCACATTTTTGAACAAATGGAAAAG GCTGCTGTCCGTCTAGCTAAAATGGTCGGATACGTTAGTGCGGGAACTGTCGAATATCTATACGAAGCGGACGGAAGCTTCTACTTTTTGGAATTGAACCCTCGCTTGCAG GTTGAGCATCCTTGCACAGAGATGGTGTCAGACGTGAATTTGCCAGCTGCTCAGCTACAAATTGCTATGGGTATTCCTTTGTATCGAATCAAATCGATTCGTACCTTATACCGTCTTAATCCTTGGGATAACATACCCATTGATTTCGATAACCCTCCTAATCCTCCTACTCCATGGGGGCACGTAATCGCTGCCCGTATCACGAGCGAGAATCCAGAGGAGGGATTCAAA CCCAGCTCTGGTACAgtacaagaattgaatttccGTTCGTCCAAGAATGTTTGGGGTTATTTTAGCGTGGCAGCATCTGGCGGATTGCATGAATTTGCCGACTCACAATTCGGACATTGCTTCTCATGGGGCGAAGACCGCGAAGAAGCTCGTGAAAATATGGTCATTGCTCTTAAAG AATTATCAATTCGAGGCGATTTCCGCACCACAGTAGAGTATTTGATTACACTCTTGGAAACAGAAGATTTTCAGAGAAATAACATCAGTACAACATGGCTAGACGCTATGATCGCTCAACGGTTCAAGTCGGAGAAACCTGATCAGCTCCTGGCTGTTATTTGCGGTTCGCTGCACGTTGCCGATCAAACTATACTTAATTCGTTCCAGCACTTCCAGGCTTCATTAGAAAGAGGCCAAGTCCTTCCAGCCTACACATTGACCAACTGTGCGGAGGTGGAGCTGATTTACGAAGGAACTAAATACAAAATGCAAACCACAAAATCTGGGCCCAACAGCTACTTCCTGGCACTCAACGGCTCTTACAAAGAGCTGGAGATGCACAGGCTTGCCGATGGATCGCTTCTCCTTTCTGTCGATGGAGCCAGTTACAATACCTACATGAAGGAGGAGGTGGATCGTTACCGGGTCGTCATTGGCAATCAGACTTGtattttcgaaaaagaaaacgacccCACAATCCTTCGCACGCCTACCGCTGGCAAACTTCTTGGCTTTATGGTTGAGGAAGGAGGCCATGTCCAA GCCGGCCAAGCGTATGCGGAGATTGAGGTAATGAAAATGGTGATGACGGTCACTGTTACCGAGTCGGGTTGCTTATATTACAACAAGCGCCCTGGAGCAATTTTAGATTCGGGGGCCATCATCGCCCACTTGGATTTAGATGATGCATCACGCATTCAGCGCGTTCAAATGTTTACTGGGCGTTTCCGAGAAAGTGAGCCAGGCTCCACCCTCCCTGTATGGGGAGACAAATTGAATCAAATCTATCAAAGCTGCCGTTCTGTCATGGATAATATCTTtgctggatattgcctacctGATCCATTTTTCCAGCCCAAAATCAAAGAAACCATTGAGAAGATGATGACGGTCCTTAAGGATCCCAGTTTACCCCTTTTGGAGTTGCAGGATGTTATCTCATCCATCTCTGGCCGTATCCCTGCTTCGGTCGAAAAGAAAATCCGCAAGCTCATGGCTCTTTACGCAAGTAACATTACTTCCGTCCTTGCTCAATTTCCTAGTCAGCAAGTGGCTAGCGTCATTGACACTCACGCCGCAACACTACAGAAGCGGGCCGATCGTGATGTCTTTTTCCTTACCACTCAAGGAATCGTTCAGCTTGTCCAGCGCTATCGCAACGGAATTCGAG GTCGAATGAAGGCCGTAGTGCATGATTTACTCAAACAATACTTGGTAGTAGAGGGCCAATTTCAAAACGGCCATTACGACAAGTGTGTATCCATGTTGCGCGAAAAGAATAAGGAAACGATGGCGGCTGTTGTGGCCACGATATTTTCTCATTCGCAGACGACAAAGAAGAATTTGTTGGTCACGCAGCTTATTGACCATCTGTGGAGTCACGAACCGGGTCTTACCGACGAATTGGCCACCATTCTCAAAGAATTGACTATGCTTAATCGCTCCGAAAATGCCAAAGTGGCTCTCAGAGCCAGACAG GTGTTGATTGCTGCCCACCAGCCAGCTTACGAGCTGCGTCATAATCAAATGGAATCGATTTTCTTGTCAGCCATTGACATCTATGGCCACGATTTCCATCCTGAAAATCTCCAAAAGCTCATCATGTCTGAGACATCCATCTTTGATGTACtgcatgattttttttcacatcCCAATCGGGCTGTCAGAATGGCTGCCTTGGAGGTCTACGTCCGTCGTTCTTACACTTCGTATGAACTAACGTGCCTTCAGCATAAGGATCTTTCGGAAAATCTCTGCGTCGTTCATTTTGAG TTTTTACTCCCCTCTTCCCACCCAAATCGCATCCCTCACAACAAGGCTGCAAATATGAATTTGGTCATGTCTCACATCCCTAGTTTTGACGAGGTATCCAACCTCATAGATTTGCCCACTGACTTGGAGAACTGCAACCGAACTGGCTGCATGGCCGCCTTCTCTCGTTTGGAGGACTTTGAAAATCATTTCGATGAAATGATGGAAGTCTTTGATGACTCGCGCCCGTCAACTCCTGAAAGCGCTGATAACGGTGGTTCAGATTCGGATGGCGAAAATTGCGGAATCAACATGCTTTCGCAGTCGGTTACCCTTTCTCATTCGTTCTCAGATACTTCTTACATGGATAGTCTAACCAAACAGATG gtcacGGAGGCTATCCACATAATTAATGTAGCTATCCGCTACACCGAAGAAGTGGAAGATACTGTTCTCAGCGAAAAGTTTACTGCGATTTGTGTACAGAAACGACCTCTTCTGATTGAACGGGGTATCCGCCGTATCACGTTTGTCGTTCTCTTCCGCCGGCAACATCCCAAATTCTTTACGTTCCGCGCACGAGACAACTTCAATGAGGATCGGATTTACAGACATCTCGAGCCTGCTCTCGCTTTCCAGTTAGAAATAAATCGCTTACGCACCTACGAACTAGAGGCGCTACCCACATCCAACCAAAAGATGCACCTATATTTAGGCAAGGCTAAAGTAGCCAAAGGCCAGGAAGTTACCGACTATCGGTTCTTCATCAGGTCCATAATTCGTCATTCGGATTTGATTACAAAAGAAGCTTCTTTCGAGTATTTGCAAAACGAAG GTGAACGATTGTTACTGGAAGCAATGGACGAGTTGGAAGTAGCCTTCTCCCATCCTTACAGCCGGCGCACAGATTGCAATCACATCTTTCTCAATTTTGTTCCAACGGTCATTATGGATCCTTCCAAGATTGAGGAAAGTGTTAGGGCTATGGTGATGCGTTACGGTCCGCGCTTATGGAAGCTCCGCGTTCTCCAG GCTGAGCTGAAAATGATCATTCGTCAGACGCATAACGGCAAGACTGTTCCGATCCGTCTGTGCCTCAACAACGAGAGTGGATATTACCTGGACATTTGCATGTATAGAGAAACGACTGATCCACGAACTGGAGTCGTCAAATTCGAAGCATATGGGCCTCGCCACGGACCCCTGCATGGACTTCCCATTTCAACTCCTTATATGACCAAAGATTATCTACAGCTCAAACGATTCCAGGCCCAATCCAACGGCACAACTTACGTCTACGACTATCCGGATATGTTCCGACAGACGTGCAAACGTATGTGGAATGAGTACATCGCTCGCAATTCGAAAGAGAACATCATCCTTCCTGAATTGTTGGTTACATCTGTCGAATTGGTGTTGGACGTCGAAGGAAACTTGATCGAACAGAAAAGGCTTCCGG GAGAAAACAATATCGGCATGGTAGCCTGGAGAGTTAAACTCATCACACCGGAATATCAAACTGGGCGAGAAATTATTGTCATTTGCAACGACATTACCTTCATGATCGGCTCGTTTGGCCCTCAAGAAGATAAGCTTTTCTTGGCCGCTTCGCAGTTAGCTCGATCACTGAAAATTCCGCGTATCTACATCGCGGCCAACAGTGGAGCTAGGATTGGGCTAGCGGAAGAGATCAAACACCTCTTCCGTGTTGCGTGGGTCGACAATAGCGACCCAGAAAAGGGTTTCAAGTACATTTACTTGACTCCGGACGATTTCAAGAAAGTTGCGGCTTTCAATTCAGTCCGCGCCGAGCTGATCGACGAACATGGGGAAGCACGATATAGAATTACCGACATTATTGGCAAAGAAGACGGTCTAGGTGTTGAAAACCTCCGCCATTCCGGAATGATTGCCGGGGAATCTTCTCAAGCTTACAAC GATATTGTGACTATTTCCTTGGTTTCTTGTCGAGCTATCGGTATCGGAGCTTATCTGGTCCGCCTGGGTCAACGTGTTATTCAGATCGAAAATTCGCACATCATTTTAACTGGATATAGTGCTCTTAACAGACTGCTGGGACGGGAAGTCTATACATCGAACTCGCAACTCGGAGGCATTCAGATTATGTACAACAACGGCGTGTCTCACCGTACGGACGCTCATGACCTGGAAGGCATCCAGAGCATTTTGCGTTGGCTGTCGTACATGCCCAAATGCAAGGGCGCTCCTCTGCCGATCAACCCGATTTACGATTCCATCGATCGTGAAATAAAGTACATGCCAACCAAAGCACCTTACGATCCCCGTTGGCTCCTGTCTGgcag GCAAAATCCACTCCATCCAGACGAGTGGGAATCTGGTTTCTTTGACAGAGGTTCATTCGACGAGATCATGGCCGCTTGGGCCCAAACTGTCGTTTGTGGTAGGGCAAGACTAGGTGGTATTCCCATTGGAGTTATCGCTGTCGAGACGCGTACCGTTGAACTCAACTTACCCGCAGATCCAGCCAATCTTGATTCGGAAGCCAAAGTGGTTTCCCAAGCTGGACAG gTGTGGTTCCCCGACTCAGCTTATAAGACAGCGCAAGCTATTCTAGATTTTAGTCGCGAAGAATTGCCTTTAATTATCTTTGCCAATTGGCGCGGCTTCTCGGGTGGAATGAAGGACATGTACGAACAG GTGGTCAAATTCGGTGCGTATATTGTGGATGGGTTGCGTGAATATAAGCAACCTATCATGGTCTACATTCCGCCATTTGCCGAACTTCGTGGCGGTGCTTGGGTTGTCATCGATCCAACCATCAACGAATCTTACATGGAAATGTATGCGGATCCCGAATCTCGTGGCGGTGTTCTCGAACCAGAGGGTGTTGTCGAGGTCAAGTTTAAACTCAAGGATCTGCTTAAAACCATGGCGCGTATTGATCCAGTCATCCAAGGATTGCGGGAGAAACTGTCCAAGCCAGAGTTGAACCCAACGGACAAACGAAGTCTGGAACAACAGTTGAACCAACGAGAAGATTTGCTGGCTCCTATGTACCGACAG GTTGCAACTTATTTCGCTGATTTGCACGACACTCCTGAACGCATGCACGAAAAAGGTGTCATTCATGACATTGTTCCGTGGAAGAAGTCGCGTACTTACTTCTATTGGCGCTTGCGGCGCCGTCTCTTGGAGAAGGAAACtgtcttaaaaattattcaagttcaGCAGCAACTCACTCATCCTCAAGCCGAAGCTATGCTTCGCCGTTGGTTTGTTGAAGACAAAGGTGCAACTGATGGTTACTTGTGGGAAGATAATCGAATCGTCGTCGAATGGCTTGAAGATCaactaaaa gGTGAATGTCAGAAGCCTGTTCTGCTGGAGAACATTCGCTGTCTGAAACGGGAATTTGCCCTCGCTCAGGTCCGCACCTTAATGCAAGAGACTCCTGAAATTGGTTTGGACTCGATTGTGCACATAGTTCAGAATTTGAGTCCCGCTCAGCGAGCTGAAGTGGCCAAAGCCATAGGTCGTCTGGACGGTACCCCGGCACCTGCTCCTGCACCCGTAGCACAGGCGGTGGCTCCTTCTGGAAGCGCCGCGACCAGTTGTAGCGCCTCTCTAGATAGCAGCCCTGGTGCTGTTCCTTGA